The stretch of DNA GCATTCTTTCCTTCATGGCAGCTATTCCAAGCGTAACAGACGTATTCCCTGCTTCATCTGGTACAAATCCACCACCGAAATCAACAATATAAATTTTCAATTCGTCTTTATTCCATATCAACCTCATTTTCACATTCGATGTATCAGCATGTTTAGCTATATTCGTAAGTGCTTCCTGGCAAACGCGAAAAACCGCAACACTTTTTTGCTCTTGAATTGGTTTATCTTCCCCAATTGATTCTAAATCAACAAGAACGCCAAATGTTGAGGTATATAATTTTATATAACTCTTAATTGCTGGCAGTAAGCCAAGTGTGGTTAAGGCAGGGGGATGAAGCTCAACGGAGAGCAATCTAATCTCTTGTATCGTCTTTTCAATCAACTGAGTCATTTCTTGCAGATAGTTTTTCAAATGAGGCTGACTTAATCCCGATTCAACAAATTGTAATCCAGTAAGAATACTAAATAAATTTTGTCCAACACCTTCATGCAGCTCCATCGAAATACGTTTAATTTCTTCCTCTTGTGATTGAATAATATAAGTACGAATTTGTTGTGTTGAGACAGATTGCTTCATACTTAACCCCCGTTACCTTTTAACTTTAAATCTAGACTTTTTGAAATGTATAGGTTAATCCGCTTTCGAGGTCAGAAGCGAAAAAACTAACCTCAGATTGACTTACGTTACTGTTAAGCGGAACTGCTAAGAAATACATGGAATCAAAATAAAAACGAACATGCGTATGATCAGGACAAAACTGTATTTTTTTAATTGTTTTCTTGATCCTTGGTGCTTGATCCCCGCCTTGTTTATCCTCTATGGCTATTTCCATTGTTTCTCCAACGAATCTTTGCAACTCATCTATATTAATGGGTTCCACAACTGTTACATCCCTTCTTAACTGGATAGATGAACATCTTGTAGCCCTGCAAAAAATCCCAAAACTTCGGGTCGGCATTTTCCTCGATGAATTTGATTGTATCTTCTTCTGAATCCCAATCACTCATACCTTTTACCTCTGCAATTACCATTTCTGCCCCATCAATCGTCTTCTCCTCTAGGAACCAATTCAATCGCTTTTTTCCAAACATGTTTTTTAGCAGTTCATCAATAACGGGAGCAAATTCACCTTTTTGTTCCCGAATAAAACAAAAGTCTAAATACGTTTCACTAATCATTGATTTTCACACCTTTTTTATAGATAAGGAATGCTGCAGGAAATAGGATTACATTGACGACTGCTGCAACGATTGTGTTCGTATAATTTTCATAAAAATACTGATGAACCATATATTGTGTAGCAATTATATTCATCATTAATATGGCTAATAGGAGTGCAACACTTACATAACTACGCTTCATAACGCTTCACCCCAACTGCATAAACAGAACCATTTTCAACCTTCACATAAATCTCAGGGAGTGGGCGTCTTGGCGGACCTGCCGTAGGTGCACCCGTCTCGACATCAAATTTTCCGTGATGACATGGGCAAAGCATTTCTTTCTCTTCTTTTTTCCAAAATACTGGGCAGCGAAGATGGGTACAGGCATTTTGATAAGCCACATATTTCTCTTCATCAAGCCTAATGAGGATCGCACTGTCATGCTCACCAGGGAAATGAAAATCTACCGCATCACCTACTGGTATAGACTTTACATCGGTAATCTTTTGCTTAGGGTATTTTTTATCCCCTAATTCGTTAAGTTCTTTCGCTGCCAATACTCCCCATGGAAGAGAGGAAACAGCAAATACGCCCGCTGCACCGACTAAGGTTTTCATAAACCCGCGTCTGTCCAATTTTCTTTCATTATTGCGATTTATATTATGTGTATAGTTATCTTCATTGAACGGGATTTTATTATTTTTTTCTGACATTGTTAATCCCTCCTAAAACAATTTCGTGACACCCTGCAGAATTCCAGGGAGGTTCACTCTAACATTCGTTTCGCCTTCTAAGTAAGGCATGCTTGTTACCCATTTACCATTATCTAAATTAAAATGCTTTTGCTTTGCTTCAATTTCTTCATCTGTTAGCCATTGCAATGTATTTGACGGACATACACTTGCACACATTGGAGGGATTCCGTCTTTAGTACGGTCAATACAAAGGTCGCACTTATACATTAGATTTTGCTCTGTATCGAACTTAGGAATTCCATAAGGGCAGGCAATTGTACAGTTTTGACAGCCAATGCACTTTTCAACAAGAGCCGAAAGAACTGCTCCTGTTTCATGGATTTGGATTGCTTGCGCCGGACAGCTTCTCGCACATGCGGGATTCACGCAGTGAAGGCACATTAGAGGCATCGTTTGTCGGTTAACAAGCGGGTTAACGTCGTATACATAGTTACGGTTACGCTCCTCATGACCACCGCACTGTGTGCAAGCAGCCAAACACGAGCGGCAGCCTATACAGTTTTCTAGTTCAAGATATAACCTCTTTTTCATTTACTGCACCTTCTTTAGTTCAAGTTTTTCGATCTGCGCTGCGCAAGCTTTAAATTCCGGCATTCTTGACATCGGGTCAAGAGCACCAATTGTTAATAGATTAATAGATTTATCGTGACCAAAATGATAGGGTACAAAAACCGTATCTTTTCGGATCGCTTCTGTGATTTTCACTTTGTATTCTGCTTCGCCTCTGCGCGTATATAGGCGAACCATTTCTTCATGTTTAATGTTATATTTCCCAGCTGTTTCTGGGTGTACTTCTACGTATGGCTCTGGGCACATATCGCGTAAGAAATTGATTCTTCTTGTTTGGTTCCCAGATAAATAATGGTAAACAACGCGGCCAGTTGTTAGGCGCAATGGATATTCTTCATCTGGCTCTTCCGCAGGCGGACGGTATGGAAGGGCACAAATTTTCGCCTTTCCATCAGGATGATAAAACTTATTATCTAGGAACATATGTGGTGTTCCAGGATCATTTTCATCTTTACATGGCCAGAATACACCATCTTGTTTTTCGATTTTATCCCAAGTAATTCCGTAGTAATCGGCATAGCCGCCCTTAGAAGCCAAGCGGAATTCATCACCAACATCTTTAGCTGTTTTTAAATGGGAGAAGTATTTTCCTCTGCCAAGACGTTCACACAATTCAACATGAATCTGCCAATCTGGTTTCGATTCTCCGAGCGGTTCTTGTGCCTTGTTAATTTTTATACAGCGTCCTTCAAGATTTGTAACGGTTCCTTCATCTTCAGACCATGTAGTGGTTGGAAGTATAACATCCGCATATTCAGCTGATTCTGATAGGTAAAAATCAGAACACACCATGAAATCAAGATTTTTTAACTGTTCTCGTACATAATTTAAGTTTGGCGCAGAAACAGCTGGATTAGAGCACAATAAGTACAATCCACGGATGACCTTTTGCTCCATTAAACCAAACATTTCATAGGCGGATACTCCCTCCTTTGGCATTTCTTCCGGTTCAATGCCCCATACTTTGGCTACTGCCTTTACATGCTCAGGATTATTAATTTTTCGGTAACCTGGAAGTGCATCGGCCTTTTGACCGTGCTCACGTCCGCCTTGACCGTTTCCTTGACCTGTAAAGGTTGCTACACCTGCTTTAGGACGGCCGA from Neobacillus sp. CF12 encodes:
- a CDS encoding sensor histidine kinase codes for the protein MKQSVSTQQIRTYIIQSQEEEIKRISMELHEGVGQNLFSILTGLQFVESGLSQPHLKNYLQEMTQLIEKTIQEIRLLSVELHPPALTTLGLLPAIKSYIKLYTSTFGVLVDLESIGEDKPIQEQKSVAVFRVCQEALTNIAKHADTSNVKMRLIWNKDELKIYIVDFGGGFVPDEAGNTSVTLGIAAMKERMLLTGGHCVISSKIGEGTSVEISLPL
- a CDS encoding Rieske (2Fe-2S) protein, with translation MSEKNNKIPFNEDNYTHNINRNNERKLDRRGFMKTLVGAAGVFAVSSLPWGVLAAKELNELGDKKYPKQKITDVKSIPVGDAVDFHFPGEHDSAILIRLDEEKYVAYQNACTHLRCPVFWKKEEKEMLCPCHHGKFDVETGAPTAGPPRRPLPEIYVKVENGSVYAVGVKRYEA
- a CDS encoding 4Fe-4S dicluster domain-containing protein, with translation MKKRLYLELENCIGCRSCLAACTQCGGHEERNRNYVYDVNPLVNRQTMPLMCLHCVNPACARSCPAQAIQIHETGAVLSALVEKCIGCQNCTIACPYGIPKFDTEQNLMYKCDLCIDRTKDGIPPMCASVCPSNTLQWLTDEEIEAKQKHFNLDNGKWVTSMPYLEGETNVRVNLPGILQGVTKLF
- a CDS encoding molybdopterin oxidoreductase family protein, producing MQRDKFFKEIENVRHPNETLVKTHCSYCGMQCGMNLRVNTKTNKIIGVEPRYDWPVTVGKMCPKGVTAYQQTNHDDRILKPLIRDDASLKGTKEGFREATWDEAYDLIVKKFQELQRDFGKDSLSVYSGVSMTNEKCYLTGKFARVGLQTRYIDYNGRFCMASAAGGFMRSFGVDRGSTLPWTDLHETDCLFIAGSNTAECHPTSMFRVWAVQERGGYLIVADPRETPIARRADVHLDLRPGTDLALANGILNLLIQNGYADEEFVKNHTNGFEETKELVKEFTPEYTSELTGVAPEKIIRAAEIYGKAPNAIVMFARGIEQQVKGVDNVSGYTNMALVTGKIGRPKAGVATFTGQGNGQGGREHGQKADALPGYRKINNPEHVKAVAKVWGIEPEEMPKEGVSAYEMFGLMEQKVIRGLYLLCSNPAVSAPNLNYVREQLKNLDFMVCSDFYLSESAEYADVILPTTTWSEDEGTVTNLEGRCIKINKAQEPLGESKPDWQIHVELCERLGRGKYFSHLKTAKDVGDEFRLASKGGYADYYGITWDKIEKQDGVFWPCKDENDPGTPHMFLDNKFYHPDGKAKICALPYRPPAEEPDEEYPLRLTTGRVVYHYLSGNQTRRINFLRDMCPEPYVEVHPETAGKYNIKHEEMVRLYTRRGEAEYKVKITEAIRKDTVFVPYHFGHDKSINLLTIGALDPMSRMPEFKACAAQIEKLELKKVQ